The following proteins are co-located in the Chrysiogenia bacterium genome:
- a CDS encoding carbon-nitrogen family hydrolase → MPGELAQSFTAALLQFDVALGRPEENLARAVALLEQLPVAGDAPTLAVLPEVFTTNFTFHGAEEFAAHSGRALEKLAALAREREIAIAGSIIEAGREAGRYANRAFFIDERGERLCHYAKRHLITIGHEHLFYEEGDDAEARIFEWHAIPMAMAICYDLRFPEWLGRLAFAGARVFVVPAQWPRERLAHWRTLLQARAIENQAFFLGCNRTGVMENTVFAGGSAIIDPWGEIVATDAEGATEIVRGRVEPALSDEVRSRLPAFNERQAQESK, encoded by the coding sequence ATGCCGGGCGAGCTCGCACAATCATTCACCGCTGCACTGCTGCAGTTCGACGTCGCACTGGGCAGGCCCGAGGAAAATCTCGCGCGCGCGGTTGCGCTGCTCGAGCAACTTCCCGTTGCCGGGGACGCGCCCACGCTGGCCGTGCTGCCCGAAGTCTTCACGACAAATTTTACTTTCCATGGCGCCGAAGAATTCGCGGCGCATTCGGGTAGAGCACTGGAGAAGCTCGCCGCGCTCGCGCGCGAGCGGGAGATTGCCATCGCCGGCTCCATCATCGAGGCCGGTCGCGAGGCCGGACGCTATGCCAACCGGGCTTTCTTTATCGATGAGCGCGGCGAGCGGCTCTGCCACTACGCCAAGCGGCACCTCATCACCATCGGTCACGAGCACCTCTTCTATGAAGAGGGCGACGATGCCGAGGCGCGGATCTTCGAGTGGCACGCGATACCCATGGCCATGGCGATCTGCTACGACCTGCGCTTTCCCGAGTGGCTCGGGCGCCTGGCCTTTGCCGGGGCGCGGGTCTTCGTGGTTCCCGCCCAGTGGCCGCGCGAGCGGCTGGCCCACTGGCGCACCCTGCTCCAGGCCCGCGCCATCGAGAATCAGGCCTTCTTTCTGGGCTGCAACCGCACCGGCGTGATGGAGAACACGGTTTTTGCCGGCGGATCTGCGATCATCGACCCCTGGGGCGAGATCGTGGCCACCGACGCCGAGGGTGCCACCGAGATCGTCCGGGGACGCGTCGAGCCGGCGCTGTCCGATGAAGTTCGAAGCCGCCTGCCCGCTTTCAATGAGCGGCAGGCGCAGGAAAGCAAGTAA